In Synergistaceae bacterium, a single window of DNA contains:
- a CDS encoding O-antigen ligase family protein, with product MNLKNIINHSEQLIITEVQSVSLIPKFIFYFFVVFLLSIPNLIFSGPSWFDTLHIMKWTYTMVPIALLSIIGGVNLFVFGANRTNFELDFFGLIWFLMLSYITLQPLWVEITSWSTYLKEWYFFASLLSLYIFCYNLFKEEKYHKLVLWMANMAAAVNVLFAELLIRDLNAPFSFIMNVPGNYIGNTGQQEMFGLWIAMAVMNSIYLNTLYSSDKTTSRTEKMLKYFNLLLLAFNSWGMWNSTTRAGVLSLLTGTIIIAIIFYTAQDRAKLKKVAQAVVIVMLVLALNIGLAKLGLSRAYYFLNKTMDMFMNPGTFGKRDGIWKTALSMISENPIKGVGIGHFKWHYLKAQIIAMSKFPSMEWQYTYWAHSEYLQWVAEFGLFGGLLLFSLGAWWIVSFIKVLVSKKRLSMEATWAISMVFLIWFDALFSRPFHRIEITVWLAFAFAISNREILPQKTDWLEVKHSQIYKIFAALVVFIALSGLIFLGGGLIGDKNLRAATKTKNAKLQRLRIERALIMPMKKDEAQEQLAYHLLAVANFTQKDEDWDNAINQLYHSFKIRPKAKQLNELFSLAQQTENIELLRELLTYLQPVSDDLIKSISPTSGD from the coding sequence TTGAATTTAAAAAACATTATAAATCATTCCGAACAACTGATTATCACTGAAGTTCAGAGTGTCTCTCTCATACCAAAATTTATTTTTTACTTTTTTGTTGTTTTTCTTTTATCAATACCAAACCTAATATTTTCTGGACCAAGCTGGTTTGATACCCTACATATAATGAAATGGACATATACAATGGTGCCGATTGCACTCCTGTCAATTATAGGAGGAGTCAACTTGTTTGTCTTTGGAGCAAATCGCACTAATTTTGAGTTAGACTTCTTCGGTTTAATATGGTTTTTAATGCTAAGTTATATCACGCTTCAACCTTTATGGGTTGAGATTACATCTTGGTCCACTTACTTAAAAGAATGGTATTTCTTTGCCAGTTTATTGAGCCTTTATATATTTTGCTACAACTTATTTAAAGAAGAGAAATATCACAAATTAGTTCTATGGATGGCGAACATGGCGGCCGCAGTAAATGTCTTGTTTGCCGAGTTGTTAATCAGAGATCTTAATGCACCTTTCTCATTTATAATGAACGTTCCCGGAAACTACATAGGCAACACAGGACAACAAGAAATGTTTGGCTTATGGATAGCCATGGCTGTAATGAACAGTATATATTTAAACACTCTCTATTCTTCAGATAAAACAACTTCCAGAACAGAAAAGATGCTCAAATATTTTAATCTTCTTTTGCTTGCATTTAATTCTTGGGGGATGTGGAACTCAACAACTCGTGCCGGTGTACTTTCCCTATTAACCGGAACTATAATTATCGCAATAATATTTTATACGGCACAAGACAGAGCTAAACTGAAAAAAGTTGCTCAAGCAGTTGTAATAGTAATGCTTGTTCTAGCTCTTAATATAGGACTTGCGAAGCTTGGATTGAGTAGAGCATACTACTTTTTAAACAAAACTATGGATATGTTCATGAACCCCGGTACATTTGGGAAAAGGGACGGCATTTGGAAAACAGCATTAAGCATGATAAGTGAAAACCCTATAAAAGGGGTTGGAATTGGACATTTTAAGTGGCACTACTTAAAAGCACAGATCATAGCCATGTCAAAATTTCCGTCAATGGAATGGCAATACACCTACTGGGCACATAGTGAGTATTTACAATGGGTTGCAGAGTTTGGACTTTTTGGAGGATTGCTACTTTTTTCTTTGGGAGCATGGTGGATTGTATCCTTCATAAAAGTTTTAGTCTCAAAAAAAAGATTATCAATGGAAGCAACATGGGCAATATCCATGGTATTTCTTATTTGGTTTGACGCCCTTTTCAGCAGACCCTTTCATAGAATAGAAATTACGGTATGGTTAGCCTTTGCCTTTGCAATATCAAACAGAGAAATTTTGCCTCAGAAGACAGATTGGTTGGAAGTAAAACATTCACAAATTTATAAAATTTTCGCAGCATTAGTGGTGTTTATTGCACTATCAGGACTAATTTTCTTAGGTGGCGGCCTTATAGGGGATAAGAACCTTAGAGCGGCAACTAAAACTAAGAATGCAAAATTACAGCGTTTAAGGATAGAAAGAGCTCTAATAATGCCGATGAAAAAAGATGAAGCACAAGAACAGTTAGCATATCATCTGCTTGCTGTTGCTAACTTCACTCAGAAAGATGAGGATTGGGATAACGCAATAAACCAACTCTATCACTCATTTAAAATTAGACCTAAAGCTAAACAGCTCAATGAACTGTTCTCATTAGCACAACAGACGGAAAATATAGAACTTTTGAGGGAGCTTTTGACCTATCTACAACCAGTCTCTGATGATTTAATAAAAAGTATATCTCCCACAAGCGGAGATTGA
- the queD gene encoding 6-carboxytetrahydropterin synthase QueD — protein sequence MLLCRKFKFDAAHNLVNYNGKCEKLHGHTYHLSVVLKGTPDSEGMVFDFTEVKRIVNELVISKLDHSYINDIIPQPTAEYIAQWIFKTIDKALIRDNCELYEVQVWETENSSVICHREDIS from the coding sequence ATTTTACTATGTAGAAAATTTAAATTTGATGCAGCACATAATCTAGTAAACTACAACGGAAAATGCGAAAAACTGCATGGTCATACATATCACTTATCTGTTGTATTAAAAGGTACACCTGACAGTGAGGGGATGGTCTTTGATTTCACTGAGGTTAAAAGAATTGTGAATGAACTTGTGATTTCAAAATTGGATCATTCTTACATAAATGATATTATTCCGCAGCCTACGGCCGAGTATATTGCACAGTGGATATTTAAGACAATAGATAAGGCTTTGATTCGTGATAATTGTGAACTATACGAAGTTCAAGTTTGGGAAACAGAAAATTCCTCTGTAATATGTCATCGAGAGGATATATCGTAA
- a CDS encoding GTP cyclohydrolase I FolE2, producing the protein MRDVQSERDNRNLSIDQVGISNISWPIQVLDRSYEVQDTVAEVSLSVHLPKDHRGTHMSRFIEVLTMQEKRVTLHNMEETLESLKERLNANEAHAEFYFPYFITKKAPISGAEGRVRYDVAFKATLKGSEFDLITEVTAPIQTLCPCSKEISEFGAHSQRAYAKIEVRMKEWMWIEELAEIGDSCGSAPIYSILKREDEKEITERAYKNPRFVEDAVRELALILDQDTRVSWFRVSVTSQESIHNHNAFASIERDKCEQKIN; encoded by the coding sequence ATGAGAGATGTCCAAAGCGAACGTGACAATCGTAATTTATCCATTGACCAAGTTGGGATAAGCAATATTTCTTGGCCTATTCAGGTTCTTGACAGATCGTACGAAGTACAGGATACGGTTGCAGAAGTTAGCCTATCAGTGCACCTTCCAAAAGACCACAGAGGGACGCACATGAGTAGATTCATAGAAGTTCTGACAATGCAAGAAAAACGCGTAACTTTGCATAATATGGAAGAAACGTTAGAAAGTTTAAAAGAACGTCTCAATGCGAATGAAGCACATGCGGAATTTTACTTCCCTTATTTTATAACAAAAAAAGCTCCGATAAGTGGAGCAGAGGGACGAGTGAGATACGATGTAGCTTTTAAGGCAACTCTTAAAGGAAGCGAATTTGATTTAATTACGGAAGTAACCGCTCCTATCCAAACTCTTTGCCCCTGTTCAAAAGAAATTTCGGAATTTGGTGCTCACAGTCAGCGTGCTTATGCGAAAATTGAAGTGCGTATGAAGGAATGGATGTGGATAGAGGAGTTGGCAGAAATCGGAGATTCTTGTGGCTCCGCTCCTATTTACAGTATATTAAAACGAGAAGACGAAAAAGAAATTACTGAACGTGCATACAAAAATCCACGTTTTGTAGAGGATGCTGTTCGTGAACTAGCTCTTATTTTAGATCAAGACACGAGAGTGTCTTGGTTTCGTGTATCTGTAACTAGCCAAGAAAGCATTCATAACCACAACGCATTTGCCAGTATTGAAAGAGATAAATGCGAACAAAAAATAAATTAA
- a CDS encoding HAD family hydrolase, producing the protein MKEFEKIEAILFDFDMTLVDSSYAIHRCINLLAEYAGLNLVPREKVLKNIGLKIEDCYINFWGEFKQEWLDYYRELFMVEEKAGLILYPGVVETLNELKEKGLKVGVASNRHNVTTVLEATKLSEFLDVSVGLNDVKNAKPNPDILYKGLETLGVPHENSIYVGDTDIDMQTTVAAGIRGVGTTTGNFSAKELKEHGAWRVIDDIREIMTLILE; encoded by the coding sequence ATGAAAGAATTTGAGAAAATCGAAGCAATCCTATTCGATTTTGATATGACTCTTGTTGACAGCAGTTATGCCATACATCGCTGCATTAATCTCCTCGCCGAATATGCCGGTCTAAATTTGGTGCCAAGAGAGAAAGTATTGAAAAATATCGGATTAAAAATAGAAGACTGTTATATAAATTTTTGGGGAGAGTTTAAACAGGAATGGTTGGACTACTATAGAGAGCTTTTTATGGTTGAAGAGAAAGCAGGATTGATACTTTATCCAGGAGTCGTAGAAACGCTAAATGAATTAAAAGAAAAAGGGCTGAAAGTTGGTGTGGCATCAAACAGACACAATGTTACAACTGTTCTTGAAGCTACTAAGCTCTCAGAGTTCTTGGATGTATCGGTTGGACTTAATGATGTGAAAAACGCCAAACCAAACCCGGACATATTATACAAAGGGTTAGAAACACTCGGAGTTCCACATGAAAATAGCATATATGTAGGAGATACTGATATAGATATGCAAACAACAGTTGCTGCTGGAATAAGAGGGGTCGGCACAACAACCGGAAATTTTTCGGCCAAAGAGTTAAAAGAACATGGTGCTTGGAGAGTCATAGACGATATTAGAGAAATAATGACTCTGATACTGGAATAA
- a CDS encoding YggS family pyridoxal phosphate-dependent enzyme: MVTNDIKKNIEIIRQRIELSLKKSNRKEKEVKLMAVSKFHPIEKMLIASSFVDLFGENRVQEAEDKSLLWPEENSVPWHLIGPLQRNKVRKAVSIFDLIESVDTLKLAETINRVAKEQNVRKYPIFIEVNMSDERSKIGIAPEGAEELMSDIMEKCPHISIEGLMTIGPNTNDVKLIRKAFEGLRNKRDFLRTQLGLELPELSMGMSGDFEFAIEAGSTIVRLGTSIFGDRNNN, from the coding sequence ATGGTAACAAATGATATCAAAAAAAATATAGAGATAATACGTCAAAGGATAGAACTTTCACTTAAAAAAAGTAATAGAAAAGAAAAAGAAGTAAAATTAATGGCAGTTTCCAAATTCCACCCGATAGAAAAAATGTTGATAGCTTCAAGTTTTGTCGATTTGTTTGGAGAAAATAGGGTGCAAGAAGCTGAAGATAAGTCTCTGTTATGGCCAGAAGAAAACAGTGTTCCTTGGCACCTGATAGGTCCACTTCAGCGCAATAAAGTGCGTAAAGCAGTAAGTATATTTGACCTTATAGAAAGCGTTGATACTCTAAAGTTGGCCGAAACAATAAATAGGGTTGCAAAAGAACAGAATGTTCGCAAATATCCGATATTCATAGAGGTGAATATGTCTGACGAAAGAAGTAAAATTGGGATAGCTCCGGAAGGAGCAGAAGAATTAATGAGCGATATTATGGAAAAATGCCCTCATATATCAATAGAAGGGCTTATGACAATAGGGCCAAATACCAACGATGTTAAGCTCATAAGAAAAGCATTTGAAGGATTAAGAAATAAAAGGGATTTTCTGCGAACTCAGTTAGGACTTGAATTGCCTGAACTTTCTATGGGGATGAGCGGAGATTTCGAATTTGCGATTGAAGCGGGAAGCACCATTGTTCGTTTAGGCACTTCTATATTCGGGGACAGAAATAACAATTAA
- a CDS encoding DivIVA domain-containing protein: MVEILTSLDVVNQSFKKSLRGYDVVEVDEFLDAIAETLQYYAQETKDLRNALSEKEASLNEYEKMKNVLQEALILAQKSADERVRSAKEQAKKIIADAEKKAEITCAEAAGEAGRLREGVYQIKNIRTLYEQEVRELVAKYEEIIDNIDSDSNMKEAVDSVLEVYEEEKARDKEASSESGDGQELELEFTEETIDKEELAAAYDMLGVNPDEILKEEFEEEESLEEQEEEILEEEN; the protein is encoded by the coding sequence ATGGTTGAAATTTTAACTTCACTTGATGTAGTAAACCAATCCTTTAAAAAAAGCTTAAGAGGGTACGATGTTGTTGAGGTTGATGAATTTCTAGATGCAATAGCAGAAACATTGCAATACTACGCTCAGGAAACAAAAGATCTAAGAAATGCTCTGTCCGAAAAAGAAGCAAGCTTAAATGAATATGAAAAAATGAAAAATGTGCTTCAAGAAGCCTTGATTCTAGCCCAAAAAAGTGCCGATGAGAGGGTTCGTTCAGCAAAAGAACAAGCTAAAAAAATAATAGCGGATGCAGAAAAAAAAGCTGAAATTACCTGTGCCGAGGCGGCAGGAGAAGCTGGAAGATTGAGGGAGGGCGTATATCAAATAAAAAACATACGTACTCTTTATGAACAAGAGGTAAGAGAACTCGTTGCAAAGTATGAGGAAATTATAGACAACATTGACTCTGACTCCAATATGAAGGAAGCTGTAGATAGTGTCCTTGAAGTTTATGAAGAAGAGAAAGCTCGTGACAAAGAAGCTTCTTCCGAATCTGGCGACGGGCAGGAATTAGAACTTGAGTTTACAGAAGAAACAATAGATAAAGAAGAACTTGCGGCAGCATATGACATGTTGGGTGTAAACCCTGATGAGATATTAAAAGAAGAGTTTGAAGAGGAAGAGAGTTTAGAAGAACAAGAAGAGGAAATTCTAGAGGAAGAAAATTAA
- the recG gene encoding ATP-dependent DNA helicase RecG — protein MSEPLSESITAQPGVGIKRAAQLANLGIATLEDLLWFFPRKYIDRRNMVSISKLVPGSPSVLNVKVINIKRTKLRKRGLELVTAELSDDTGTIIATWFNRRGLEYILKNETEIILFGTASIRGNFLEFSNPEFEVIKDLSDRAAFCGIVPVYPSTAGLQNRWFRKFISERIEENLHYIRETLPQSIIEKRKFPTLSEAIKIMHRPPTPEKWKEARTRLAYEEFFIIQATMAHRRKKIKDLNTSPVISPNGKIYEKFTKELAFKLTKSQEIALEEIFNDTSFTMPMSRLLQGDVGSGKTIIAIALAAAAVDSNAQTALLAPTEVLADQLFSQLSKYLSSQGVSVVLLKGALTDREKKEILKSIKDGSANVIVGTQSLLEEKVEFYNLGVVIIDEQHRFGVKQRAALLKREKVPHILLMSATPIPRTLTMCLFGDLDISLLQEKPHGRKKIETRIIDESKMSKLLQFITQEIKNEGRVYWICPRVEGEEDPDIASSKKRFKLLQKELPEIKSGLLHGRLESKEKEKVLSMFREGTIKLLVSTTVIEVGVDVSEASIIVIESPEFFGLSQLHQLRGRVGRSARRGVCVLLTTSGTAVPERLKIMLKSDDGFEIAEADLSFRGSGEIDGVSQHGETKFKVADLFRDTKILLEAKEDAYELINKDPNFTEIPHLLEKIQLDKEQTLGIG, from the coding sequence GTGTCAGAACCACTATCCGAATCTATAACAGCTCAACCTGGCGTAGGTATTAAGAGAGCGGCGCAGCTTGCTAACTTAGGAATCGCTACGCTAGAAGATTTGTTATGGTTTTTTCCCAGAAAATATATAGATAGAAGAAACATGGTGTCCATATCAAAGCTTGTACCGGGCTCTCCCTCAGTTTTAAATGTTAAAGTAATAAATATAAAACGCACAAAACTGAGAAAAAGAGGGTTGGAGTTAGTGACTGCGGAGTTAAGTGACGATACGGGAACTATAATTGCGACTTGGTTTAACAGAAGAGGGCTTGAATATATATTAAAAAATGAAACAGAGATTATTTTATTTGGCACAGCTTCTATACGAGGAAACTTTTTGGAATTTTCAAACCCTGAATTTGAAGTCATAAAAGATTTGTCAGATAGAGCAGCTTTTTGTGGGATTGTGCCTGTATATCCTTCTACAGCAGGATTGCAGAACAGATGGTTTCGGAAGTTTATATCAGAGAGAATAGAAGAGAATCTTCATTATATTAGAGAAACTCTTCCTCAATCTATAATAGAAAAAAGAAAATTCCCTACCCTTTCAGAAGCAATTAAAATAATGCACAGGCCTCCTACACCGGAAAAGTGGAAAGAAGCTAGAACCAGGCTGGCATATGAAGAATTTTTCATTATCCAAGCTACAATGGCACATCGTAGAAAAAAAATTAAAGACTTAAACACTTCTCCGGTAATAAGCCCCAATGGAAAGATCTACGAAAAATTCACAAAAGAGCTTGCCTTTAAACTCACAAAATCACAAGAAATAGCACTGGAAGAAATATTTAATGACACGTCTTTCACGATGCCAATGTCGCGTCTACTACAGGGTGATGTTGGTAGCGGAAAGACTATCATTGCAATTGCTTTGGCTGCAGCTGCTGTGGATTCAAATGCTCAGACTGCGCTACTTGCTCCAACAGAAGTCCTCGCAGATCAACTTTTTTCTCAGCTAAGTAAATATTTATCTTCTCAAGGTGTTTCAGTAGTTCTTCTTAAAGGAGCTTTAACAGATAGAGAAAAAAAAGAGATACTTAAGTCAATAAAAGATGGTTCTGCGAACGTAATTGTTGGTACTCAATCTTTACTTGAAGAAAAAGTGGAATTCTATAATTTAGGTGTAGTAATAATAGATGAACAGCACAGATTTGGGGTGAAACAGAGAGCAGCTCTGCTCAAACGTGAAAAAGTTCCCCATATACTACTGATGAGTGCAACTCCTATCCCGCGCACTCTAACTATGTGTTTGTTTGGAGATTTGGATATTTCGCTGCTTCAAGAGAAACCACACGGTCGAAAAAAAATTGAAACAAGAATCATAGACGAATCAAAAATGTCAAAATTGCTGCAATTCATAACGCAAGAAATAAAAAACGAAGGCAGAGTTTATTGGATATGTCCAAGAGTGGAAGGGGAAGAAGATCCTGACATAGCCTCCTCAAAAAAAAGATTTAAGTTGCTGCAGAAAGAGTTGCCTGAAATAAAAAGCGGCCTGCTTCATGGGCGTTTAGAGAGTAAAGAGAAAGAAAAAGTTCTTTCGATGTTTAGAGAAGGAACAATAAAATTATTGGTTTCTACGACAGTAATTGAAGTGGGAGTAGATGTATCTGAAGCTTCAATAATAGTGATAGAGTCTCCCGAATTTTTTGGTCTTTCCCAACTGCATCAACTTAGAGGAAGAGTAGGCAGAAGCGCTCGAAGAGGGGTATGTGTTCTTCTTACCACTTCCGGTACAGCTGTTCCGGAGAGATTAAAAATTATGTTAAAAAGCGATGATGGTTTTGAGATAGCAGAAGCGGATCTTTCTTTCCGTGGTTCAGGTGAAATAGATGGCGTCTCGCAACATGGTGAAACAAAATTTAAAGTAGCAGATCTTTTTAGAGATACAAAAATACTATTAGAAGCCAAAGAAGACGCTTATGAACTGATAAACAAGGATCCAAACTTTACAGAAATCCCACATCTTTTGGAAAAAATCCAATTGGACAAAGAGCAAACTCTGGGTATTGGATAA
- the rny gene encoding ribonuclease Y: MLITLLCVITASAIGVLFGYTYRKKREVQKYKGALSESERLISEAAKKAEQLKRDLLLEGKDEILRLRQEIEKEIKERRSEVQRSERRLEQKEDNLDKKIENITRKEEELRLDDEKIQEKLRALSTQEEEFISKLEQIAQLKREEATDMLLAKVESEANHLIGLRLIELEEKAKREADRKAQEIIATAVQRCSVEFTSDAVVSVVNLPTDDMKGRIIGREGRNIRTFETLTGVDLIVDDTPEAVTLSSFDPVRREVARMSLERLVVDGRIHPARIEEIIERAEKDVQTEIVEAAEQALKETGIKNMNYDLTKIIGQLRYRTSYGQNALSHSLEVAHIAGIMAAELGLDDIKARRAGLLHDIGKAVDHQVEGPHARIGADLAKRYGETADIVNAIAAHHEDEEPETIYAILVAASDAISASRPGARRESHDAYIKRLEKLEEIAKSFEGVGKAYAIQAGRELRIAVAPTVTDEGEMEKMAYDIARKIEEEMRYPGQIKVTLIRETRAIEYAK; this comes from the coding sequence ATGTTAATTACACTTTTATGTGTAATCACAGCTTCTGCCATTGGCGTGCTGTTTGGTTACACTTATCGAAAAAAAAGAGAAGTTCAAAAGTACAAAGGTGCTCTTTCAGAGTCTGAACGTTTGATTTCAGAAGCAGCTAAAAAAGCGGAACAACTCAAACGAGATTTACTCTTAGAAGGCAAAGACGAAATACTTAGATTAAGACAAGAAATTGAAAAAGAAATAAAAGAACGCCGCAGTGAAGTGCAACGATCAGAGCGACGTTTGGAACAAAAAGAAGACAACTTAGACAAAAAGATAGAAAACATAACAAGAAAAGAAGAAGAACTTCGTTTAGACGACGAAAAGATACAAGAAAAGCTAAGAGCTCTTTCAACACAAGAAGAAGAGTTTATATCAAAGCTTGAGCAGATAGCTCAGTTAAAACGCGAAGAAGCAACTGACATGTTGCTTGCGAAAGTTGAATCTGAGGCCAATCACCTAATAGGTCTTAGACTTATAGAACTTGAAGAAAAAGCTAAGCGAGAAGCCGATCGCAAAGCACAAGAAATTATAGCCACAGCCGTCCAGCGCTGCAGCGTAGAATTTACTTCGGATGCAGTAGTAAGTGTTGTCAATTTACCCACAGATGACATGAAAGGCCGCATTATAGGTCGTGAAGGACGTAATATAAGAACATTCGAAACGTTGACCGGAGTTGATTTAATAGTTGATGATACCCCGGAGGCAGTAACGCTAAGCAGTTTCGATCCAGTGAGACGCGAAGTAGCTCGTATGTCCCTGGAAAGGCTTGTAGTTGATGGTCGTATTCATCCCGCGCGTATCGAAGAAATAATAGAACGAGCAGAAAAGGATGTCCAGACAGAAATAGTCGAAGCGGCTGAACAAGCTTTAAAAGAAACCGGGATAAAAAATATGAACTACGATCTTACAAAAATAATAGGACAGCTCCGTTATCGTACAAGCTACGGTCAAAATGCACTGTCTCATAGTTTAGAGGTTGCGCATATAGCCGGGATAATGGCTGCAGAGTTGGGGTTAGACGACATAAAAGCTCGCAGAGCCGGACTTCTTCATGACATAGGCAAAGCGGTTGATCATCAGGTAGAGGGACCTCATGCAAGAATTGGTGCCGATTTAGCCAAAAGATACGGAGAAACAGCAGATATTGTCAATGCTATAGCGGCTCACCACGAAGACGAAGAGCCTGAGACAATATATGCCATTCTGGTTGCGGCTTCTGATGCAATCAGCGCATCTCGCCCTGGAGCTCGCAGAGAAAGCCACGATGCATATATAAAACGACTCGAAAAACTCGAAGAAATTGCAAAATCATTTGAGGGAGTTGGCAAAGCATATGCTATTCAGGCTGGACGAGAGCTGCGCATAGCAGTTGCTCCTACGGTTACGGATGAGGGAGAAATGGAAAAAATGGCCTATGACATAGCGCGTAAGATAGAAGAAGAAATGCGTTATCCTGGTCAAATTAAAGTTACTTTAATAAGGGAAACAAGAGCTATCGAATATGCAAAGTAG
- a CDS encoding TIGR00282 family metallophosphoesterase — protein MKILFIGDIMGRPGREAFARALPSMRTEYGPFDFIVANGENSAAGRGLTEKIMNELFSMGIDILTSGNHIWDKKDFIPYLDSEPRVLRPANYPEGAPGRGFGVYEKNGEKLAVICLQGRAFMPPLDCPFKEAERILEQIETTAIFVDMHAEASSEKRALALKLDGKVSAVVGTHTHVQTADEEVLPSGTAFISDVGMTGGHAGVIGMTYESVIPKFLYGTPSKFEICNEGIKLQAVAISIDNETGRAMDIKRINISL, from the coding sequence ATGAAAATACTTTTTATAGGTGATATTATGGGGCGCCCGGGACGAGAAGCATTCGCCAGGGCGCTTCCTTCTATGCGCACAGAGTATGGTCCTTTTGATTTCATCGTTGCAAACGGGGAAAATAGTGCAGCGGGAAGAGGGCTTACAGAAAAAATCATGAATGAACTCTTCTCTATGGGGATAGATATCCTCACAAGTGGAAATCATATTTGGGATAAAAAAGATTTTATCCCTTACTTGGACTCTGAACCTAGAGTGCTTCGCCCTGCGAATTATCCTGAGGGAGCGCCTGGGAGAGGGTTTGGAGTCTATGAGAAAAACGGAGAAAAATTAGCTGTAATATGTTTACAAGGAAGAGCTTTCATGCCCCCTCTCGACTGTCCCTTTAAAGAGGCAGAAAGAATTTTAGAGCAAATTGAAACAACGGCCATATTTGTAGATATGCATGCAGAAGCATCTTCAGAAAAACGGGCGTTGGCGTTAAAGCTTGATGGCAAAGTCTCAGCCGTAGTTGGAACACATACACACGTACAAACAGCTGATGAAGAAGTTCTCCCCAGTGGGACTGCTTTTATCTCAGATGTAGGTATGACTGGTGGTCACGCTGGAGTTATTGGGATGACCTATGAATCTGTAATTCCAAAATTTTTGTATGGTACGCCCAGCAAATTTGAAATATGTAATGAGGGGATCAAATTACAGGCAGTTGCTATAAGTATAGACAACGAAACCGGAAGAGCTATGGATATAAAGAGAATTAATATATCGTTGTAA
- a CDS encoding sodium-dependent transporter codes for MSEKREQWGSKFGFIMAAAGSAIGLGNIWRFPYITGKYGGAAFVLVYLAIVIILGMSLMLAEFAIGRCAKQDAVGSFKKLGGGLWPIVGWMGFFVAFVVLSYYLVISGWTVAYIFKSFTGLMDSAALGKTGEVFVNFISNPVQAITYHLIVMGIVIGIVYKGISGGIEKSCKVLMPALFIILLVLIVRSLTFPGAMAGLEFYLKPDFSKLTGEAILAAVGQGFFSLSLAMGIMITYGSYIPKEEYLPSAVQKVVFLDTLAAILAGLVIFPAAFAFGVAPNSGVGLTFVTLPVVFSKMPLGFAFSSAFFVLLFISALTSAISLFEVVVAYGIDQLKWSRIKSVIIMGIAIALFGIPSALGEGGHFIKIAGKTFLDFADYITNNVVMPLGGIFICLFVGWFWVKGAKDEITDNGKISFPSYNIWLWICRILAPITNALIFYNGLKW; via the coding sequence ATGTCTGAAAAAAGAGAACAGTGGGGCAGTAAGTTTGGTTTTATCATGGCTGCCGCAGGCTCCGCAATCGGTCTTGGAAATATCTGGCGTTTTCCCTATATAACAGGTAAATATGGTGGCGCCGCATTTGTATTAGTTTATTTAGCTATAGTTATTATTCTTGGAATGTCCCTAATGTTGGCTGAGTTTGCAATAGGACGCTGCGCGAAACAAGATGCAGTCGGTTCTTTTAAAAAGCTTGGCGGAGGACTCTGGCCCATAGTTGGTTGGATGGGTTTCTTTGTAGCTTTCGTGGTTCTTTCCTACTATTTAGTTATCTCTGGTTGGACAGTTGCCTATATATTTAAGTCTTTTACAGGTCTTATGGACTCCGCTGCTCTAGGCAAAACAGGCGAGGTATTTGTTAATTTTATTTCAAATCCTGTACAAGCCATAACCTATCACCTAATAGTTATGGGAATAGTAATCGGGATTGTGTACAAAGGTATCTCAGGAGGTATAGAAAAAAGCTGCAAGGTTCTTATGCCTGCTCTTTTTATTATATTGCTGGTACTTATTGTTCGTTCGTTAACCTTCCCAGGAGCTATGGCTGGGCTTGAGTTTTACCTAAAACCTGATTTTTCAAAATTAACCGGTGAAGCTATATTAGCTGCTGTTGGGCAAGGCTTCTTTTCTTTATCGCTTGCAATGGGCATAATGATTACATATGGAAGCTATATACCAAAAGAAGAGTATCTTCCCTCAGCTGTGCAAAAGGTTGTTTTCTTGGATACATTGGCGGCGATTTTAGCTGGATTGGTTATTTTTCCAGCAGCATTTGCTTTCGGTGTAGCGCCAAATAGCGGAGTAGGCCTTACATTCGTAACATTACCGGTTGTATTTTCAAAAATGCCGCTAGGATTCGCATTCTCTTCCGCATTCTTTGTTCTTCTTTTCATATCAGCATTGACCTCTGCTATTTCACTTTTTGAAGTTGTTGTTGCTTATGGCATTGACCAGCTTAAATGGAGCAGAATAAAATCAGTCATCATTATGGGGATTGCGATTGCGCTTTTCGGAATACCCTCAGCATTGGGTGAAGGTGGACATTTTATAAAAATAGCCGGAAAAACTTTCCTTGATTTTGCAGACTACATTACAAACAACGTGGTTATGCCGCTTGGCGGAATATTTATCTGTCTTTTTGTGGGATGGTTCTGGGTCAAGGGAGCGAAAGATGAGATTACCGACAACGGAAAAATCTCCTTCCCCTCGTACAACATTTGGCTCTGGATTTGTCGTATCCTCGCACCTATTACAAATGCTTTAATTTTCTATAATGGTCTTAAGTGGTAA